TGATATACAGCGCGAACAGTGCGCCAAGCAGCGGTAATACTCGACCGAAACGCATACTCCCTCACGACGTGAAATAAAGAACGCTTATAGTGAACGCTAAAATTATTGCCGAGGCGAGATTTTTAATTGTTTCGCTTAGGTTAATTTTGCGTTGACAGAAGGTGGTAGTTTCGGGGTAGCGCCTTTTACTCCATACTTAACACTTCAGAATCACAACACGAAGGAATGAAATTTTGGCCGGAAGTAGTTTATTAACGCTGCTGGATGATATCGCCACGTTGCTGGACGATATCTCAATGATGGGAAAACTCGCGGCAAAAAAGACCGCCGGGGTGCTGGGCGACGATCTTTCGCTTAACGCACAGCAGGTGACTGGCGTGCGCGCGAATCGCGAACTGCCGGTGGTCTGGGCGGTGGCGAAAGGATCGCTGCTCAATAAACTGATTCTGGTGCCGCTCGCGCTTATCATCAGCGCCTTCGCGCCGTGGGCCATTACCCCGCTCCTGATGGTGGGCGGCGCGTTTCTGTGCTTTGAAGGCGTGGAAAAGGTGATGCACAGTATCCACGCGCGTAAACACAAAGAGACACCGGAGCAGAAACAGCAGCGTCTGAATGAGATAGCAAAGCAGGACCCGAAACTCTACGAGCGCGATAAAGTGAAAGGCGCGGTGCGCACCGATTTTATTCTCTCGGCGGAAATCGTCGCCATTACGCTTGGCATCGTGGCCGAAGCCCCGCTCTTAAACCAGGTGCTGATATTAAGCGGTATCGCTGTTCTTGTGACGCTCGGTGTCTATGGCATCGTGGGCGTCATTGTGAAGCTTGACGATATGGGCTACTGGCTTGCGGATAAACGCTCGGCGCTGGCGCGCGGCGTTGGTAAAGGGCTGCTGGTGACGGCGCCGTGGCTGATGAAGGCGCTCTCTGTCCTCGGCACTATCGCGATGTTTCTGGTGGGCGGCGGCATTGTGGTACACGGCATCGCGCCGCTGCATCACGGGATTGAACACTGGGCGCAGAGCTTGGGCGGCGTGGGCGCGGCGGTGATGCCCACGGTACTAAACCTGGTGCTCGGTTTTATCCTCGGCGCTGTCGTGCTGGCCGTTGTTTCGCTTATCGGACGGCTGCGCGGTAAAGCGGCGCATTGAGAATATTCCTGAAACTGCACGTCTGACAGGCGAAAATCGCGTGCGTTGACTATCTTCTGGATGTTTTCACACTGATAAAGGAGGCAGGCATGGTCTTTTTAGTCAGCGATGAAGTCCGGCGCAAAAACAGCGGTCAACGCATGGTCGTGACCGGTTATTCAAGCGGCATGGTGGAATGCCGCTGGTATGACGGTTACGGCGTGCAGCGGGAAGCGTTTCGTGAAGACGAACTGCTGCCCGGCGAAAGGAAATCTCGCGAAGAACGTCGTTGAAAGAACGCCCGGTTACACTGCCGGGCGTTTTCTTTCCCCCCTCCATCCTGCAACAGATCAATGACATCCTTTTACTTTCCAGGCGACAATCCGTAAAAAAACGGCCACACTTTTAATATCCGCGCCGCCTGGTATTATCTGAGCCGCCTGACCTTCACTCTGCTTCATCCAGTCGAGCCTTTATCAGTACAGGGAGTCTGACGTGCCTGACAAGTTACTCATCAGCCGCTGGCGGACCAAAAACCCTATTCGGGTCGTCAACTTCTGCTTCTGCGCCGTCTTTATCTTCTCCACGCTGCTGACCTGGCGTGAAGGAGTTATTCTGCAGGACGCTTTTATCTCCTCGCAGCGCAATCAGCTCGACAGCATCGCCACGGCGATGGACCGTAATTTGCAATACAGCGTCGATAAACTGCTGTTTTATCGCGCGGGTATGCGTTATGCCATGCATAACCTGTTAGAAGGCCCGCAGACCGACGCTCTCATCGCCGGGTTTAAGGCGGAGCGCGATAAACCTGAATGGACGCTGCCGACCGGGCGCGATCTGGCACCGGAAATTCAGGGCGTATCTGACGCGTTTATTGGTCAGAGCACGCTGCTTGAGCGCGACGACGCGCTACTCTATAGCGAGCTGAATGCGACGCTGGCGCTCGGCCACATGCTGAGCATCGCCGATGCCCGCGCTGAGCGCCCGGAAGTACGCACTTTTTATGTGTCGCGCGCCGGTTTTTACCTCACTAATTTGCCGTTTTACGGTCACGGCAGCATACCGGAACTCTACTACCAGCAAGTCAGTAGCCGCTGGTTTCTCGATCAGTCGCGGCGGCGCAATCCTGGGCGTGGCGTGCGCTGGCTGCACGGGCGCGATCTCAGCATGCCCACGGGGCAGCGCGTCACCGCCAGCATCCCGCTCGATGATAAAGGCCGCTGGTTCGGTGTGCTGGCGATGGATTTCCCCATCGGCGCGATGCGCGATTTCCTGAAAAACGCACTGAATGACGACGACAGCGGCGGCGAAATTCTGCTTTTCGACAGCCAGCTAAGCCCGATAGCGACGACGGCTTCCGGCAGCGACACCGCGCTGCATTTCACGGCGCAGGATAAAGCGATGCTGGCCCGCCAGATGGAGCTTGGCAACGAGGGCGACGCGCGGATGGATACCCGCTTCATCACCTGGGCGAAGCTCGATTATTTCGACGGTGTGCTGGTGAAAGTCACCACGGTGTCGCAAAGCGCGGAAGGGAAATTCGGCAAAGTGGCGATGGTGCTTGGCCTGCTGTGGCTGCTCTTTACCGCCATGCTGTTTCTCTCCTGGCGGGTGATCGTGGGCATGGTGCGCAATATGCTGACCATGCAGCGCTCGCTGAAATGGCGCGCCTGGTATGACACGCTGACGCGCCTGTACAACCGTGGCGCGTTCTTTGAGCGCGCGCGTATGGCGGCGAAAACGTGTTTTGCGCAAAGTGAGCCGTTTTCGGTTATCCAGCTCGATCTCGTCACTTTAAAAGCATCAATGACCGCTATGGTCATCAGGCGGGCGATAAGGTACTGACGTGGGCGGCGGGCATGTTAAGCCGTTCGCTGCGCGCCCAGGATGTGGCGGGGCGCGTCGGTGGGGAGGAGTTTTGCGTGATTCTGCCGGGTACGACCGCTGACGGGGCGCGGCAGGTGGCAGAGCGGATACGCCAGCGCATCAACAGCCAGGAGATTCTGGTGCGCCCGGATACGACCATTCGTATCAGCGTGTCGGTAGGCGTGAGCGAAGCACGACGCGACGGCGATTACGATTTCGAGCATCTGCAGTCGATAGCCGATCACCGGCTTTATCTGGCCAAACAGCGCGGGCGCAACCAGGTATGTGACGAGGGGTAAGGCTTATGCCTTATCCAGAAAGTGATCGAGCCCTTCGCGAAAGCCCGCCGGGCCGCGCTCGGTCGTACGGTAGACGCGGGTGGGATCGTCATTTTTAAGCATCACGCCCTGGCGGTTTAAGCCTTTCACCACCACCGCCAGGTCGACGTTATCAAGCAGCGAGGCATCATCCGGCCCGTCGCCAAGCCCGATTGTGGTGCGCAGTGTGCCTTCACGCTTGCGGTACTGCTCTTTCAGCCAGTTCACCGCCTGGCCTTTACCGCCGCGTGCATCCAGCACATGCCAGAAACGGCCACCCTCAATCATCATCAGGCCGAGCGCTTCAAGGCTTGCGGTAAAGCGCGCCAGGTTTTCGTCGCTGTCGCGCCAGATAACCGTCTCGGAGGCTTCCAGCAGCGTCGCCATCGCGGCAAGTTTCGGGCTAAGCCCGGTCCATTCGGCAATGGTTTTCTCATCCACATCGCTGAAGCAGAAAAGCTTATAGCCGTGCTCGTCGCGCAGGCGGTTAATCACGGCGAGGATGTCGTCATGGGGAACGCCATTTAGCAGGCGAGGGAAGTCAGGGCTATCCTCCCAGGCGGCGTCAAGCTGAATAATCGCGCCGTTCTCGGCGATAAAAGGCTGCCCGGAGAGACCAAGCGCATCCTGGATGGCGATAATTTCCGCCGCCGTTTTGGTGCTGGAGAGAATCACCGGCACCTGATGGTCAATAAGGCGAGTAAGCCACGCCTGCGCCGGTTCCCATTCATGCGTATTCGGATCAAGCAGCGTGCCGTCCAGGTCGGTAATCACCAGCAAATCGTCATGCAGATGCGCCATAGTGGCTCCTTTTTACGCGCAGCCATTTGCCTGGCTAACCAGGAATAATCTCAATTAATCGGCCTTTTTTGCAGGGTTATTTTGAGATCGTTGCCACGAAAGGCGCGCGGTTGTTGGCTTGCAGTGAATATATGGTTCCATAATATTAGCAATGTATTATTCACCAAGAAAATATATCCTTGTGCGGCAAAAATTTTGCGGTATGTTGTTCATCGACATCAGTTTCCCTGGTGTAACGAATTTTAAGTGCTTCTTGCTTTCGCAAGCTTATCCCGGCTCCCCAGGCCGGGATATTTTTATGCTCAATGGTTCACTTCGCTCGGCCCCGCATCGCGGATATCCAGTTCAAACTCCTCGCCAAGCTCCCGACACGTATCCTTTCTGCGCGCATCCGCCAGCGTCGGGGAGACGCATTCTGGCGTGTGCCGCTCGTCTTCGCTAATCACCTCAATCGCGCCCAGCAGCGCGTCGATATCAGCCTGTGGCGTTTCTGGCGTTGGGTTTTCCGGTTTCATGGCATTCACCTCAGACGACCCCATCACACTAATTATAGCTGTCCGCTGGCAGGCGCCACTCAGCCCGGTGCCAGCAAAGCGGTTTTGTTCTACACTGGCACAATAGTGATAAGAGGAGCAGTTATGAACGTTAACGATCGGGTTACCGTTAAAACGGATGGCGGGCCGCGTCGTCCAGGCGTGGTGCTGGCCGTTGAGCCTTTTAATGAAGGTACGATGTATCTGGTTTCACTGGAGGAGTATCCGCTGGGAATATGGTTCTTTAATGAGAAAGATCACCCGGACGGGATATTTGTCGAAAAGGTAGAATAATACGTCATATTTTTTACTTATTGTTACGCCGCTCCGTTAATTCGGGGCGGCGTTATTTTTAAGACAGGGTTCATCCTCGCCTGAGCGATATGATGATGAGTCATGTAATCGTTCCGACGAGCGTCAGAGACGAATCGTGTAGGGTACAGGGTAAATTAACGTGCTGCGTTAGCGCATATTCACAAAAATGCCGTTGGTGACGTTATCGGTCAACCGCACAACATGATAGATCACTTGCTTATTATGGGTCTTGATTTTACGTTTTATATTCCCTTTGTGAGACGAAACTGTCTTGGCCTTAATATTCATCTGATCGGAAATCTGAATCGTATCCTGGCCCGACATCCACATTCTCAGCATACTGGATTCAGTACGGCTTAAAGAGAGTGTAGGCAAACTGATTTTCCCAATACACTGCATATCTTTGGTTAAATAATCTCCCAGAATAGCATCCAGCGACTCTGGTTTAATCGATTTAGAGCTAATTAACAGATTCTTACGCACCCGTAAATATTCATCGAAGTGAATATTGGCAATCGCCATAAAAACGATAAATAACGTACCGGGATGCTGATTAATGATGTGCTTTATATGCTGACTGCTTTCGGGATCGTGAATAAAACAGTCTTCATTAATAAACACCACATGGGGCTTACGCAGCTGACAGGCTTCTTCCAGAGTTTCAACACTATCAGCATGAAATATCTGACGTTTTCTGACTCCTCTTGTCGATAAATAACCGGTTAGCCCGAGCCTGGTATAGCTGCAGAGATCCATAATAATCGTTGACATAGCCTACCCTCACTAAACGCGTTATCCGTTAAAGCACAACGATTGCTCCACCAGCCTGAGAACGACCGCCGTTCTGCCAAGACCAGCATTTACGGGATAATAAAGCGTCAAACGGCGTACCGCAGACCGATAGCGTGAATCGTATCAGCCGGGTATCGAAGTCATTCAGGCGACCCCAACTATCCCGTAAAGTTACGTATAATTTGCCAGGAAAGTTCTTAAAGTAAAGAGGCGATCCGGTTCTGTGAGAGGCGTAAAATCATTAATTCCGCCTGGGATGTATGGTCAGCCAGAGAATATATTTTCCATATTAGGAATATCCTTAGGATGACCATTTAAAAAGAGGGGTTAACCCTTTGCAGGAATTTCGCTAACGATATCAGTCAACAAGTGAAATATTTCTGCGAATAAATGTTCACAGAACGGTGCTATTAAGGGCATTAACGCAGCGAGGACGATTATCCCGATACTCAGCGTCAGCGGAAAGCCAATGGCGAATACGGTCAACTGCGGGGCCATACGGTTTAACAGGCCAAGCGCCAGGTTTAATGACAGCAAAAGGGTAATCATCGGCAGCGCCAGCATGACGCCATTAATAAAAATCAGACCGCCCGCGCGAGTCAGCGCCATGAAAGCGTTGCTGTTAATTGCTTCGCCGCCAATGGGCAGAGTGTGAAACGTGTCGGCAAGAATGGAGATAAGCCACAGATGACCGTTAACCGTGAGAAACAGCAGCATCGCCAGCATATCGATAAAGCGCGCCAGCACCGGCATATTCAGACGGCTGCCCGGATCGAAAAACGTGGCGAATGAGAGCCCCATTTGCAGGCCGATAAGCTCGCCTGCGGTGCGCACCGCCGCGAAGGCAAATTGCATCGTAAAGCCGATAGCAACGCCGATAAGGATCTGCTGCAACCCCAGCCACAGCCCTTCGAGCGAGAAAATCGGCACGTTACTGCCGGGAATATTGGGCGCGAGCGCGATGGTAATCAGCAGCGCCAGACCAATCTTGACGCGGATGCTAATGGAACGCTCGCTTAAGATAGGCGCGGTGCTGATAAGAGCCAGCACGCGCAGCAGCGGCCAGAAGTACAGAGTCAGCCAGTGAAGATACTGGTCGCTGGTAAATTGCAGCATGGGCGCGGCCGTCAGCCGATGATATACGGCAGGTTAGAAAACAGCGTGCGCATATAGTCAAGCAGCAGGTTGAGCATCCACGGGCCCGCCGCCACGATAACCACAAACACCGCCAGAATTTTCGGAATGAACGAGAGCGTCATTTCGTTAATCTGGGTGGCCGCCTGCAAAATACTGATAAACAGGCCGGTCACCAGCGCCACCAGCAGCAGGGGCGCGGCAAGCGCGAGCGCGACTTTCATGGCTTCCGTGCCCATCATCATGACCGATTCTGGCGTCATCATGCACCTCGTTAACTGTAAAAGCTTTGGGCAAGCGAACCGACAAGGAGCTGCCAGCCATCAACCAGCACAAACAGCATCAGCTTGAAGGGCAGGGCGATAGACGCAGGCGGCACCATCATCATCCCGAGCGCCATCAGCACGCTCGCCACCACCAGATCGATGATCAGGAAGGGGATAAACACGGTAAAGCCAATCTGGAACGCGGTTTTCAGCTCGCTGGTGACATACGCGGGCAGCAGGATGCGCATCGGCACCGCTTCCGGCCCCTGAATCGGCTGCGTATTGGCAAGTTTCGCAAACAGTGCCAGATCCGCCTCGCGGGTCTGACGCAGCATAAATTCGCGCAGCGGTTGCGCGCCGCGGTCGAGCGCCACTTCCATCGAAATTTTGTTTTCGGTGAACGGCTGATAGGCGTCGGAATAGATCTTATCGATAACCGGCGACATGATAAAAAAGGTCAGGAACAGCGCGAGGCCCAGCAGCACCTGGTTTGGCGGCGCGGACGGGGTGCCGAGCGCGTTACGCAGCAGACCGAAAACGATAATGATGCGCGTAAAGCTGGTCATCATTAACAGAATGGCGGGCAGGAACGTCAGCGAGGTGATAAACACCAGCGTCTGTACCGGCAGCGACCAGCTCTGACCGCCGCCCGATATCGGTTGGCTGACAAGACCCGGCAGTTGTGCCATCGCAGGCGCCGCCAGCAGGCCGAGCGCGAGGAAAGAAAGATTTAACCAACGACGCATTACTTTCTCCCGCTACGCTTAAGCAGATTTTTCATCAGGTTCTGGAAGTCAGCGCCAGGCACGGTTTCCGGCTCCTGCGCGGGGGGCGCAGGCGGCAGGGTGTGCAGGGGCGTGATAGAGGTGGCGGTCACGCCCAGCACCAGGCGGGCGTCTTCCACTTCGACAATCACAATCTTTTCGCGAGCCCCAAGGCTCAGGCTGCTGTTGAGCTTCAGACCACGCATCCCGGTGCTTTTAGCCGCGAAGCCAAAACGCTTTGCCATCCAGGCAAACAGCAGAATAAAGAGGATAATCAGCGTCAGCGCGCCGCTTACCTGGATTAAGGATGAGCCGGCGTCGGGCATTGCCGGCTGTGCAACCGTGGTCTGATTTTTCATTTAACGACTCAGGCGACGCATACGTTCTGACGGGGTGATGATGTCGGTGATGCGCACGCCATATTTATCGGCGACGACCACGACTTCACCCTGAGCAATCAGGTAACCGTTGATAAGGATATCCAGCGGCTCGCCAGCGAGACCGTCCAGCGCGACCACGGAACCCTGCGTCAGACGCAGCAGCTCTTTAATGGTCATGCGGGTGCGGCCCAGTTCCACGGTGAGTTTCACCGGGATATCCATAATCAGGTTGATATCCTGGAGCGCGCCGACCATGTCGCCGCCTTCCAGCGCGCGGAACACGCTGTCCGCCGAGCTCTTGCCCGCGGTTTTCTGCTCGCTCAGCGCATCGGCCCACAGATCGTCTGCGGAGTCGCCGGTGCTTTTTTGTTCTTTCAGTGCATCAGCCCACAGATCGTCCATTTCACCAGCATTTTCATCGGACGGTTTGTTAATGTCACTCATTGGGCTGTTCCTCATTCAGCGAATTCAAAATTGGGTTGATCAAATGTTCAACGCGCAGGGCGTATTGCCCGTTTACGGTGCCGTACTGGCTGGTGAGAACCGGTACGCCATCCACATGCACCAGAATGCGATCCGGCTTATCAATGGGCAGCACGTCGCCTGGCTTCAGCTTCAAAATCTTCGAGAGTCGCAGCGGGATCTCGGCGAAGTTAGCAATTAACTCCAGCTCCGAGTGCTGCACCTGCCGTACCAGAGTGTCGCGCCAGTTCTGATCTTCCTGACGGGAGTTTTCCAGCGGCGG
This sequence is a window from Cronobacter sakazakii. Protein-coding genes within it:
- the rcsA gene encoding transcriptional regulator RcsA; this translates as MSTIIMDLCSYTRLGLTGYLSTRGVRKRQIFHADSVETLEEACQLRKPHVVFINEDCFIHDPESSQHIKHIINQHPGTLFIVFMAIANIHFDEYLRVRKNLLISSKSIKPESLDAILGDYLTKDMQCIGKISLPTLSLSRTESSMLRMWMSGQDTIQISDQMNIKAKTVSSHKGNIKRKIKTHNKQVIYHVVRLTDNVTNGIFVNMR
- the dsrB gene encoding protein DsrB, producing MNVNDRVTVKTDGGPRRPGVVLAVEPFNEGTMYLVSLEEYPLGIWFFNEKDHPDGIFVEKVE
- the fliR gene encoding flagellar biosynthetic protein FliR; the encoded protein is MLQFTSDQYLHWLTLYFWPLLRVLALISTAPILSERSISIRVKIGLALLITIALAPNIPGSNVPIFSLEGLWLGLQQILIGVAIGFTMQFAFAAVRTAGELIGLQMGLSFATFFDPGSRLNMPVLARFIDMLAMLLFLTVNGHLWLISILADTFHTLPIGGEAINSNAFMALTRAGGLIFINGVMLALPMITLLLSLNLALGLLNRMAPQLTVFAIGFPLTLSIGIIVLAALMPLIAPFCEHLFAEIFHLLTDIVSEIPAKG
- a CDS encoding DUF2525 domain-containing protein translates to MKPENPTPETPQADIDALLGAIEVISEDERHTPECVSPTLADARRKDTCRELGEEFELDIRDAGPSEVNH
- the fliN gene encoding flagellar motor switch protein FliN; translation: MSDINKPSDENAGEMDDLWADALKEQKSTGDSADDLWADALSEQKTAGKSSADSVFRALEGGDMVGALQDINLIMDIPVKLTVELGRTRMTIKELLRLTQGSVVALDGLAGEPLDILINGYLIAQGEVVVVADKYGVRITDIITPSERMRRLSR
- the fliQ gene encoding flagellar biosynthesis protein FliQ; translation: MTPESVMMMGTEAMKVALALAAPLLLVALVTGLFISILQAATQINEMTLSFIPKILAVFVVIVAAGPWMLNLLLDYMRTLFSNLPYIIG
- the fliO gene encoding flagellar biosynthetic protein FliO; this translates as MKNQTTVAQPAMPDAGSSLIQVSGALTLIILFILLFAWMAKRFGFAAKSTGMRGLKLNSSLSLGAREKIVIVEVEDARLVLGVTATSITPLHTLPPAPPAQEPETVPGADFQNLMKNLLKRSGRK
- a CDS encoding mannosyl-3-phosphoglycerate phosphatase-related protein, with product MAHLHDDLLVITDLDGTLLDPNTHEWEPAQAWLTRLIDHQVPVILSSTKTAAEIIAIQDALGLSGQPFIAENGAIIQLDAAWEDSPDFPRLLNGVPHDDILAVINRLRDEHGYKLFCFSDVDEKTIAEWTGLSPKLAAMATLLEASETVIWRDSDENLARFTASLEALGLMMIEGGRFWHVLDARGGKGQAVNWLKEQYRKREGTLRTTIGLGDGPDDASLLDNVDLAVVVKGLNRQGVMLKNDDPTRVYRTTERGPAGFREGLDHFLDKA
- a CDS encoding DUF808 domain-containing protein; the encoded protein is MAGSSLLTLLDDIATLLDDISMMGKLAAKKTAGVLGDDLSLNAQQVTGVRANRELPVVWAVAKGSLLNKLILVPLALIISAFAPWAITPLLMVGGAFLCFEGVEKVMHSIHARKHKETPEQKQQRLNEIAKQDPKLYERDKVKGAVRTDFILSAEIVAITLGIVAEAPLLNQVLILSGIAVLVTLGVYGIVGVIVKLDDMGYWLADKRSALARGVGKGLLVTAPWLMKALSVLGTIAMFLVGGGIVVHGIAPLHHGIEHWAQSLGGVGAAVMPTVLNLVLGFILGAVVLAVVSLIGRLRGKAAH
- the fliP gene encoding flagellar type III secretion system pore protein FliP (The bacterial flagellar biogenesis protein FliP forms a type III secretion system (T3SS)-type pore required for flagellar assembly.) is translated as MRRWLNLSFLALGLLAAPAMAQLPGLVSQPISGGGQSWSLPVQTLVFITSLTFLPAILLMMTSFTRIIIVFGLLRNALGTPSAPPNQVLLGLALFLTFFIMSPVIDKIYSDAYQPFTENKISMEVALDRGAQPLREFMLRQTREADLALFAKLANTQPIQGPEAVPMRILLPAYVTSELKTAFQIGFTVFIPFLIIDLVVASVLMALGMMMVPPASIALPFKLMLFVLVDGWQLLVGSLAQSFYS
- a CDS encoding YodC family protein, encoding MVFLVSDEVRRKNSGQRMVVTGYSSGMVECRWYDGYGVQREAFREDELLPGERKSREERR